One genomic region from Myripristis murdjan chromosome 7, fMyrMur1.1, whole genome shotgun sequence encodes:
- the hnf4a gene encoding hepatocyte nuclear factor 4-alpha gives MYGEDGTLHFSNPDSSPAESANMNAANHLGAGTLCAICGDRATGKHYGASSCDGCKGFFRRSVRKNHMYSCRFSRQCIVDKDKRNQCRYCRLKKCFRAGMKKEAVQNERDRISTRRSSYEDSSLPSINALIQADVLSRQITSPVPILNGDIRTKKIATITDVCESMKQQLLVLVEWAKYIPAFCDLPLDDQVALLRAHAGEHLLLGAAKRSMLYKDLLLLGNDHIIPRNCPELEVSRVAVRILDELVLPFQELQIDDNEYACLKAIVFFDPDAKGLSDPGKIKRMRYQVQVSLEDYINDRQYDSRGRFGELLLLLPTLQSITWQMIEQIQFVKLFGMAKIDNLLQEMLLGGSANEAPHAPHSLHPHLVQEHLSSNVIVASNMPTPIHNGQISTPETPIPSPPTASSSEHYKMAQGVIATVPKQPTSIPQPTITKQEAI, from the exons ACTCTTCACCGGCTGAAAGTGCCAACATGAACGCTGCCAACCATCTAGGTGCAGGCACCCTGTGTGCCATCTGTGGAGACAGGGCCACTGGCAAGCACTATGGAGCCTCCAGCTGCGATGGGTGCAAGGGTTTCTTCAGACGCAGTGTCCGCAAAAACCACATGTACTCCTGCAG GTTTAGCAGACAATGCATTGTGGATAAAGACAAGCGAAATCAATGCAGATACTGCAGACTGAAGAAGTGCTTTAGAGCTGGCATGAAGAAAGAAG CTGTGCAGAATGAAAGAGACAGAATCAGCACCAGGAGGTCCAGCTATGAAGACAGTAGTTTACCATCAATCAATGCACTCATCCAGGCAGATGTGCTGTCGAGACAG ATCACGTCTCCTGTTCCTATACTGAACGGCGACATAAGGACCAAAAAAATCGCCACCattacagatgtgtgtgagtcTATGAAGCAGCAGCTGTTGGTCTTGGTGGAGTGGGCCAAGTACATCCCTGCCTTCTGTGACCTGCCTCTGGACGACCAG GTGGCTTTGCTGCGAGCTCATGCTGGAGAGCATCTCCTTCTTGGTGCTGCCAAGAGGTCCATGCTGTACAAAGATCTCCTGCTATTAG GAAATGACCACATCATTCCCAGAAACTGCCCGGAGCTGGAGGTGAGCAGGGTAGCAGTGAGAATCCTGGATGAGCTGGTGCTTCCTTTCCAGGAGCTGCAGATAGACGACAATGAATACGCTTGCTTGAAAGCCATAGTTTTCTTTGACCCAG ATGCCAAAGGTCTGAGTGACCCTGGAAAAATCAAGCGGATGCGGTACCAGGTCCAGGTCAGCCTGGAGGACTACATCAACGACAGGCAGTATGACTCTCGGGGGCGTTTTGgagagctgctcctcctgctgccgaCGCTACAGAGCATCACATGGCAGATGATCGAACAGATCCAGTTCGTTAAACTCTTTGGCATGGCCAAGATTGACAACCTACTACAAGAAATGCTCCTTGGAG GCTCTGCTAATGAGGCTCCACATGCACCTCACTCTCTGCACCCTCACCTGGTTCAGGAGCACCTCAGCAGCAATGTTATAGTGGCCAGCAACATGCCAACGCCCATCCACAATGGTCAAATCT CCACTCCTGAAACCCCAATTCCTTCTCCACCTACTGCCTCCAGCtcagaacattataaaatgGCTCAGGGGGTTATAGCCACAGTGCCCAAGCAGCCAACCTCCATCCCTCAGCCTACCATTACAAAGCAAGAGGCCATCTAA